The following proteins come from a genomic window of Nicotiana tomentosiformis chromosome 12, ASM39032v3, whole genome shotgun sequence:
- the LOC138902295 gene encoding uncharacterized protein, whose amino-acid sequence MTEVEKRLQIIEAKNLSQQHGSKHAELSQQHGSKHADLGGDVGKHLKTQNLQTNTILHTAAGTSTSAIRKGKHTNTNMNAMFNKPYTPKSQNPLTPSPQTTSYRESLNQEKQTYDYITNSYIQNIHKIQTFLNLNPRSKTIQNPKTDYITQPLQGYNRLIAQPGTNANLVKTCYNYGLLSTVYTQTGQEIATIPELYSAFTTYKRITKGDLFYIKFYVAPAEILYNEIKPIIQVIKLGLTREMIIPENVQIQPEIPKPDIPAFYSNKRIIGLSTILSELVNNYVEEKPIWGYQSREHTMIYTHSKNLRENDMEEIRRWIKTLIQPEEAPITRAIRGEFISQNLMTRYCKQISPIYSEHICSKCQGEKNIVPEIKFEEEEN is encoded by the coding sequence ATGACGGAAGTAGAAAAGAGGTTGCAGATTATAGAAGCAAAAAACCTAAGCCAGCAGCATGGCTCAAAACATGCGGAACTAAGCCAGCAGCATGGCTCAAAACATGCGGACCTAGGAGGTGACGTTGGGAAACACCTAAAAACCCAAAACCTACAAACTAACACTATTTTACATACAGCTGCAGGTACATCAACATCAgcaataagaaaaggaaaacatacaaatacaaatatgaacgCCATGTTCAACAAGCCATATaccccaaaatcccaaaatccttTGACACCATCACCACAAACAACTAGCTATAGAGAAAGCTTAAACCAGGAAAAACAAACCTACGATTATATTACCAACAGCTATATACAAAATATCCACAAGATTCAAACCTTTTTAAACCTAAATCCGAgatcaaaaacaatccaaaacccAAAAACAGACTATATAACACAACCATTACAAGGATACAACCGACTGATTGCCCAACCAGGGACGAATGCAAATTTAGTTAAAACATGTTACAATTACGGACTATTAAGTACAGTGTACACACAAACCGGACAAGAAATAGCTACAATACCAGAGCTATATAGTGCCTTTACTACCTACAAGAGAATCACCAAAGGAGAcctattttatataaaattttatgtaGCACCAGCAGAGATACTCTATAACGAGATAAAACCAATAATCCAAGTTATTAAATTAGGACTAACTAGAGAAATGATTATCCCAGAAAATGTACAAATACAACCAGAAATACCCAAACCTGATATACCAGCATTCTACTCAAATAAAAGAATTATAGGACTATCAACCATTCTAAGTGAACTAGTCAACAATTATGTagaagaaaaacctatttgggGATACCAATCCCGAGAACACACGATGATCTACACCCATTCAAAAAACCTAAGGGAAAACGACATGGAAGAGATACGGAGATGGATTAAAACATTAATCCAACCAGAAGAAGCACCCATTACAAGAGCTATTAGAGgagaatttatttctcaaaacttAATGACAAGATACTGCAAACAAATTAGTCCAATCTACTCAGAGCACATATGTTCGAAATGTCAAGGAGAGAAAAACATAGTTCCAGAAATcaaatttgaagaagaagaaaactaa